A window of Leclercia adecarboxylata contains these coding sequences:
- a CDS encoding DMT family transporter, whose product MNAFLYALVVIIWGTTWIAIFLQQGPVPAPVSIFWRFAVATATIMTVLLILRRLRPLALRDHLFCGLQGCCVFCFNFWCFYTAAAYINTGLESVIFSMAVLYNALNSFLFFGQRPPARFYLAAALGLLGIITLFWNDLLDSGWSAGLLFGIALSALGTYGFSLGNMISLRHQRNGLETMTTNAWAMLYGTLVMGAIALFRGDDFTPVWSVSYMGALLYLALFGSVIAFGAYFTLVGRIGAGKAAYSTLLFPLVALSFSTLYEGYVWHSNAIAGLLLILTGNLVMFARPENWFRRLRTA is encoded by the coding sequence ATGAACGCATTTTTGTACGCTCTGGTTGTGATTATCTGGGGAACCACCTGGATTGCCATTTTCCTGCAACAGGGGCCGGTACCTGCGCCGGTCTCTATTTTCTGGCGCTTTGCCGTCGCCACCGCCACCATTATGACGGTCCTGCTGATCCTGCGACGCCTGCGCCCGCTCGCCTTACGTGACCACCTGTTTTGCGGGCTACAGGGATGCTGCGTCTTCTGCTTTAACTTCTGGTGTTTTTACACTGCCGCGGCGTATATCAATACCGGACTGGAATCGGTGATTTTCTCGATGGCGGTGCTGTATAACGCCCTGAACAGCTTCCTCTTTTTCGGCCAGCGCCCGCCTGCACGCTTTTATCTGGCGGCGGCTCTCGGGCTGCTCGGCATTATTACGCTGTTCTGGAATGACCTGCTGGACAGCGGCTGGAGCGCGGGTCTGCTGTTCGGTATTGCCCTGTCGGCACTGGGCACCTACGGGTTCTCGCTGGGGAATATGATTAGCCTGCGCCACCAGCGCAATGGTCTGGAAACCATGACCACCAACGCCTGGGCGATGCTGTACGGCACCCTGGTCATGGGGGCGATTGCGCTGTTCCGCGGAGATGACTTCACGCCGGTCTGGTCGGTAAGCTATATGGGCGCGCTGCTCTATCTGGCGCTGTTTGGTTCGGTGATCGCCTTTGGCGCTTACTTTACGCTGGTGGGAAGGATTGGCGCGGGTAAGGCAGCCTACAGCACGTTACTCTTCCCGTTGGTCGCGCTCTCATTTTCAACCCTGTATGAGGGGTATGTCTGGCACAGCAACGCCATTGCGGGATTACTGCTGATATTAACCGGGAATCTGGTGATGTTTGCCCGCCCGGAGAACTGGTTCCGACGCCTGCGAACGGCATAA
- a CDS encoding DUF3313 domain-containing protein: protein MRTNTLFKVAALSGLLLLAGCASKVAAPDQYSGFLKDYSGLKQTTSASGKPTLRWVDPSYNEANYDNIVWNHITYYPEPKPTTQIGKRTLDELLNYTNDKMKNAIGQRKPIVATPGPRSLIFRGAITGVSSQKEGLQFYEVVPVALVVAGTQMATGHRTMDTHLYFEGELIDAKTNKPVIKVVRKGEGKELNNESTPMTFATLKQVVDDMATDATMFDVHKTQ from the coding sequence ATGCGTACTAATACTTTATTTAAAGTTGCCGCGCTTTCCGGCCTGTTGCTGCTGGCGGGTTGTGCGTCAAAAGTGGCCGCGCCGGATCAATATTCGGGCTTTTTAAAAGATTACTCCGGATTAAAACAAACCACCTCAGCCTCGGGGAAACCGACGCTGCGTTGGGTTGATCCGTCTTATAACGAGGCGAACTACGACAATATTGTCTGGAACCATATCACCTATTATCCGGAACCAAAGCCAACCACCCAGATCGGTAAGCGCACGCTGGATGAACTGTTAAATTACACCAACGACAAAATGAAAAACGCTATTGGCCAGCGTAAGCCCATTGTGGCGACGCCGGGCCCACGTAGCCTGATCTTCCGTGGCGCTATCACCGGCGTCAGCTCGCAGAAAGAAGGCCTGCAGTTCTATGAAGTTGTCCCTGTCGCGCTGGTTGTTGCCGGTACCCAGATGGCAACCGGTCACCGCACCATGGATACCCACCTCTACTTTGAAGGCGAGTTGATTGATGCGAAGACCAACAAGCCGGTCATCAAAGTGGTACGTAAAGGGGAAGGTAAAGAGCTGAATAACGAAAGCACGCCAATGACCTTCGCGACCCTGAAGCAGGTTGTGGATGACATGGCGACCGATGCCACCATGTTTGATGTGCATAAAACCCAATAA
- a CDS encoding ABC transporter substrate-binding protein, with amino-acid sequence MKSNLTKLALTVAALTVSSTVAAKTLVYCSEGSPENFNPQLYTSGTSVDASAVPVYNRLVDFTPGTTDLVPSLAESWDVSEDGKVYTFHLRKGVKFQSNKLFTPTRDFNADDVIFSFMRQKDPKHPYHNVSNGNYSNFESLEFGKLITAIDKVDDHTVRFTLAHPEAPFVPDLAWYFASILSAEYADAMLKAGTPEKVDMESIGTGPFKLAKYQKDSRILFTAFPEYWQGKAKLDRLVFTIVPDASVRFAKLEKNECQVMPFPNPADLPRMKANKDLNLMSKAGLNTGFLSFNTQKPPLDNVKVRQALAMAINKPAIIDAVFQGTGTAAKNLLPPGVWSADSELKDYDYDPEKAKALLKEAGFANGMTIDLWAMPVQRPYNPNAKRMAEMIQADWAKIGVQTKVVTYEWGEYLKRVKGGEHQAALMGWTTATGDPDNFFGPLFTCTSANGGSNSAKWCYQPFDKIIAEAKSITDHDKRVALYKQAQQMMHDQMPAVMIAHSTIFEPVRKEVTGYEIDPFGKHLFWQVDIK; translated from the coding sequence ATGAAAAGCAACCTCACAAAACTGGCGCTAACCGTAGCCGCACTGACGGTCAGTTCCACCGTTGCCGCTAAAACGCTGGTCTATTGTTCCGAAGGATCGCCGGAGAACTTTAACCCGCAACTTTATACCTCGGGCACCAGCGTGGATGCCAGCGCGGTGCCGGTGTACAACCGGCTGGTGGATTTTACGCCGGGCACCACCGATCTGGTGCCGAGCCTGGCTGAAAGCTGGGACGTGAGCGAGGACGGCAAGGTCTATACCTTCCATCTGCGCAAGGGGGTGAAATTTCAGAGCAACAAGCTGTTCACCCCGACGCGCGACTTTAATGCTGATGATGTGATCTTCTCGTTCATGCGACAAAAAGATCCGAAGCATCCCTATCACAACGTCTCTAACGGCAACTATTCGAATTTCGAAAGCCTGGAGTTTGGCAAACTGATCACCGCCATTGATAAGGTGGACGATCATACGGTGCGCTTCACCCTGGCGCACCCGGAGGCCCCGTTTGTTCCCGACCTGGCCTGGTACTTCGCGTCCATCCTCTCCGCCGAATATGCCGACGCAATGCTGAAAGCCGGAACGCCAGAGAAGGTGGATATGGAGTCGATTGGCACCGGGCCGTTCAAGCTGGCGAAATACCAGAAGGATTCGCGCATCCTGTTTACGGCGTTCCCGGAGTACTGGCAGGGCAAGGCGAAGCTGGATCGTCTGGTGTTTACCATCGTTCCGGATGCGTCGGTGCGTTTCGCCAAACTGGAAAAAAACGAGTGCCAGGTGATGCCGTTCCCGAATCCCGCCGATCTGCCGCGGATGAAAGCGAATAAAGATCTTAATCTGATGAGCAAAGCGGGGCTGAATACCGGCTTCCTGTCGTTTAACACTCAGAAACCGCCGCTGGATAACGTCAAGGTGCGTCAGGCGCTGGCGATGGCCATTAATAAACCGGCCATTATTGACGCCGTTTTCCAGGGCACGGGTACGGCGGCGAAAAACCTGCTGCCGCCGGGCGTGTGGAGTGCCGACAGCGAGCTTAAAGACTACGATTACGATCCCGAAAAAGCCAAAGCCCTGCTGAAAGAGGCCGGTTTCGCCAACGGGATGACCATCGACCTGTGGGCGATGCCGGTGCAGCGTCCGTACAACCCAAATGCGAAACGCATGGCCGAGATGATTCAGGCCGACTGGGCAAAAATCGGCGTGCAGACTAAGGTCGTCACCTACGAGTGGGGTGAATACCTCAAGCGCGTGAAGGGCGGCGAGCATCAGGCGGCGTTGATGGGCTGGACCACGGCAACGGGCGATCCGGATAACTTCTTTGGTCCGCTCTTTACCTGCACCTCAGCGAACGGCGGCTCGAATTCCGCCAAATGGTGTTATCAACCCTTTGATAAAATTATCGCCGAGGCAAAATCTATTACCGATCACGATAAACGCGTTGCGTTATATAAGCAGGCCCAGCAGATGATGCACGATCAAATGCCAGCGGTAATGATTGCACACTCAACTATTTTCGAACCTGTGCGCAAAGAAGTAACAGGCTACGAAATTGACCCGTTCGGTAAACATTTATTCTGGCAAGTGGATATTAAATAA
- the pepT gene encoding peptidase T, translated as MASALARQLTQRFFRYLAVTSQSDPKVNTLPSTPGQHEMARMLAAELQTLGLSDIVIDEFATVTAVKKGNVPGAPRIGFITHIDTVDVGLSPDIHPQILTFTGDDLCLNAEKEIWLKVSEHPEILAYPNEEIIFSDGTSVLGADNKSAVTVVMTVLENLTPEDKHGDIVVAFVPDEEIGLCGAKALDLKRFDVDFAWTIDCCELGEIVYENFNAAAAEIRFTGVTAHPMSAKGVLVNPLLMATDYISHFDRLQTPEHTEGREGYIWFNGIQAGQNEALLKASIRDFDRDSFAARKAQIGEVAEKIAARHPTAKVSWHIEDTYSNISNATGEDRRAIDLMFEAMESLGITPKPTPMRGGTDGAALSAKGLLTPNFFTGAHNFHSKFEFLPLKSFEASYNTALQLCLLAAR; from the coding sequence ATGGCTTCTGCGCTCGCCAGACAATTAACCCAACGCTTCTTTCGCTACCTGGCCGTCACCAGCCAGAGCGATCCGAAGGTTAACACCCTGCCCTCCACACCCGGCCAGCACGAGATGGCGCGGATGCTGGCCGCAGAGCTGCAAACGCTGGGTTTGTCGGATATCGTCATCGATGAATTTGCCACCGTTACCGCGGTGAAAAAGGGGAATGTGCCGGGCGCGCCGCGGATCGGTTTTATCACCCATATCGATACCGTTGACGTGGGATTGTCACCAGATATTCATCCACAAATCCTGACGTTTACAGGCGATGATCTCTGCCTCAACGCCGAAAAAGAGATCTGGCTGAAGGTCAGCGAACATCCGGAAATCCTCGCCTACCCCAACGAAGAGATCATTTTCAGCGACGGCACCAGCGTGCTGGGCGCCGACAACAAATCGGCGGTGACCGTGGTGATGACGGTGCTGGAAAACCTCACCCCTGAAGATAAGCATGGCGATATCGTGGTGGCTTTCGTGCCGGACGAAGAGATTGGCCTGTGCGGGGCGAAGGCGCTGGATCTGAAGCGTTTTGACGTCGATTTCGCCTGGACTATCGACTGCTGCGAGCTGGGTGAGATTGTCTATGAGAACTTCAACGCGGCGGCGGCAGAGATACGCTTCACCGGCGTGACGGCGCACCCGATGTCCGCCAAAGGCGTGCTGGTGAACCCGCTCCTGATGGCGACGGATTACATCAGCCACTTCGACCGCCTGCAAACGCCGGAGCACACCGAGGGCCGCGAAGGCTATATCTGGTTTAACGGCATTCAGGCCGGGCAAAACGAGGCGCTGCTGAAGGCGAGCATTCGAGACTTCGATCGCGACAGCTTTGCCGCCCGCAAAGCGCAAATCGGCGAAGTGGCAGAGAAGATCGCCGCCCGGCACCCGACCGCAAAAGTAAGCTGGCACATTGAAGATACCTACAGCAACATCAGCAACGCGACAGGCGAAGATCGCCGGGCAATTGATCTGATGTTTGAGGCGATGGAGAGTTTAGGCATTACGCCAAAACCAACCCCGATGCGCGGCGGCACCGACGGCGCAGCGCTCTCGGCGAAAGGCCTGCTAACCCCGAACTTCTTCACCGGTGCCCACAACTTCCACTCGAAGTTTGAGTTTTTACCCCTGAAATCGTTTGAGGCCTCGTATAACACCGCGTTGCAGCT